A section of the Streptomyces sp. V3I8 genome encodes:
- a CDS encoding carbohydrate kinase family protein: MTAAPGRRPRVVGLGLVMADVRVVCPVPLVQEHDPSVAAMDLRLGGATTNTLAALQRLGARTAVAGVVGDDWIGRFLLDQLDVRGVGREHVVTVPGSSPSCLVLESPPTRTLLWHLPARLERAAGTALRPLLPRLVEDADAVHVNGRFLPVAAELCALARERGITVSLNAGRGDVSSGVSALLDHADVLVAAEHWALAETGARTGREACERLSRRACGPPRLVSVTCGEHGSWTAGPGRPQAVHTRAPDVPPGLPTAGAGDAYHAGFLAAALAGAAPRRCARAGADEAGRHLSGAAAVPAAQNPPEDTLRCRPNDRKGVQNHEVRHQEGRHVQRRQGAVTVRAET; the protein is encoded by the coding sequence GTGACCGCCGCACCGGGCCGTCGGCCCCGGGTCGTGGGCCTCGGCCTGGTGATGGCGGATGTCCGGGTGGTCTGCCCGGTCCCGCTCGTTCAGGAGCACGACCCCAGCGTCGCGGCGATGGACCTCCGGCTGGGCGGGGCCACCACCAACACACTGGCCGCGCTGCAGCGGCTCGGCGCCCGCACCGCCGTGGCGGGCGTGGTGGGCGACGACTGGATCGGCCGCTTCCTGCTCGACCAGCTGGACGTCCGCGGGGTCGGCCGGGAGCACGTGGTGACGGTGCCCGGATCCAGCCCCTCCTGCCTGGTCCTGGAGTCGCCGCCGACCCGGACGCTGCTGTGGCACCTGCCCGCACGGCTGGAGCGGGCGGCCGGGACGGCGCTGCGCCCGCTGCTGCCCCGGCTCGTGGAGGACGCGGACGCCGTCCACGTGAACGGCCGCTTCCTGCCGGTCGCCGCCGAACTGTGCGCCCTGGCCCGGGAACGCGGCATCACCGTCTCGCTCAACGCGGGCCGCGGTGACGTCTCCTCCGGCGTCTCCGCGCTGCTGGACCACGCCGACGTCCTGGTCGCGGCAGAGCACTGGGCCCTCGCCGAGACCGGCGCGAGGACCGGCCGGGAGGCGTGCGAGCGATTGTCCCGGCGGGCCTGCGGGCCTCCCCGGCTGGTCTCCGTGACCTGCGGCGAGCACGGCAGCTGGACCGCGGGCCCCGGGAGGCCGCAGGCCGTGCACACCCGGGCCCCGGACGTGCCGCCGGGGCTGCCCACCGCGGGAGCGGGGGACGCCTACCACGCGGGCTTCCTCGCCGCCGCCCTGGCGGGGGCCGCACCGCGACGATGCGCGCGGGCCGGAGCCGACGAGGCCGGCCGCCATCTGTCCGGGGCCGCGGCGGTCCCCGCCGCCCAGAACCCACCGGAAGACACCCTCCGGTGCCGTCCGAACGACAGGAAGGGGGTGCAGAACCATGAAGTTCGACATCAAGAAGGCCGGCACGTGCAACGGCGGCAAGGCGCTGTGACCGTGCGCGCCGAGACGTAA
- the hemW gene encoding radical SAM family heme chaperone HemW, which produces MDQSELEEIERDYVRWYPARITAMDPGAAWARPTMGLYAHIPYCAHRCHFCKYKVKVGDDLHDEMDVFLDALENEIRTVRERGQVAGRPLDVVFIGGGTPSLLATRQLDRLLTVITSSFELTDDCEFSMEWSPASLSAEKLRLFRAAGGSRLSIGVQSFNDAVLKEIGRDHTSAEAREALRLAHEAGFDNINLDLIYRLPGQNVEDVRRSVRDALACDPAHISFYPLWIREQTVLWSRLQKGELEIPGEDVEQEMFEAGREIFEENGYEHYNVFDFVRRTTPRCRYTELQWEDGEWVGVGPSAVTYVEGRHTINAYSIGDYIEQARTTGAATTAGAVLDLPARMRRTMMFGLRMNPFDTDRFRRQYGVDVDTVFGPELTALTENGLVVRDGRLLRLSAEGVRKVNNIGKLFYTAPDDRQSLGLSRRGLPIVEVDR; this is translated from the coding sequence ATGGACCAGTCGGAGCTGGAGGAGATCGAGCGCGACTACGTGCGCTGGTATCCCGCCCGTATCACCGCGATGGACCCCGGGGCCGCGTGGGCGCGGCCCACGATGGGGCTGTACGCCCACATCCCCTACTGCGCCCACCGCTGTCACTTCTGCAAGTACAAGGTGAAGGTCGGCGACGACCTGCACGACGAGATGGACGTCTTCCTCGACGCCCTGGAGAACGAGATCCGCACCGTGCGGGAGCGCGGTCAGGTGGCCGGACGCCCACTGGACGTGGTCTTCATCGGCGGCGGTACGCCCTCGCTGCTGGCCACCCGTCAGCTCGACCGGCTGCTGACCGTCATCACCTCGTCGTTCGAGCTGACCGACGACTGCGAATTCAGCATGGAGTGGAGCCCCGCCTCGCTCAGCGCCGAGAAGCTCCGGCTGTTCCGCGCCGCCGGGGGCAGCCGGCTCAGCATCGGAGTGCAGTCCTTCAACGACGCCGTGCTCAAGGAGATCGGGCGCGACCACACCTCCGCCGAGGCCCGGGAGGCGCTGCGGCTGGCCCACGAGGCGGGCTTCGACAACATCAACCTCGACCTGATCTACCGGCTGCCCGGCCAGAACGTCGAGGACGTCCGCCGCTCCGTGCGCGACGCCCTCGCCTGCGACCCCGCGCACATCAGTTTCTACCCGCTGTGGATCCGCGAGCAGACCGTGCTCTGGTCCCGGCTCCAGAAGGGCGAACTGGAGATCCCCGGTGAGGACGTCGAGCAGGAGATGTTCGAGGCCGGCCGGGAGATCTTCGAGGAGAACGGCTACGAGCACTACAACGTCTTCGACTTCGTCCGCCGCACCACACCCCGCTGCCGGTACACCGAACTCCAGTGGGAGGACGGCGAATGGGTCGGGGTCGGCCCGAGCGCGGTGACCTACGTCGAGGGCCGGCACACCATCAACGCCTACTCGATCGGCGACTACATCGAGCAGGCCCGCACCACCGGCGCCGCCACCACGGCCGGCGCCGTCCTCGACCTGCCTGCGCGGATGCGCCGCACCATGATGTTCGGCCTGCGGATGAACCCCTTCGACACCGACCGCTTCCGCCGCCAGTACGGCGTGGACGTCGACACCGTCTTCGGGCCGGAGCTGACCGCGCTCACCGAGAACGGTCTCGTCGTCCGCGACGGCCGGCTGCTGCGGCTCAGCGCCGAGGGCGTCCGCAAGGTGAACAACATCGGCAAGCTCTTCTACACGGCACCGGACGACCGCCAGTCCCTGGGCCTGTCCCGGCGGGGTCTGCCCATCGTGGAAGTGGACCGGTGA
- a CDS encoding beta-ribofuranosylaminobenzene 5'-phosphate synthase family protein — MSSTSADPVPLLPRHRAASVPDAVEVRTSSRVHVTLIDMNGAAGRRDGGVGFAVADPGLRLVLARGGPPHRDEAAGAGNERAAAAVRHAAAALGVPAPARVRVRSTVAAHSGLGSGTQLRLAALRGLAELEGLDLGDRELAALSGRGGTSGIGVHAFTRGGFLVDGGHRTRDKEAFAPSRFAEGLPVPPLLYARTPPAHWGVVLAMPEGVRGLEGVAERDFMAAHTPVPLPAVEAVAHTVLMGLLPALEEGDLAAFGDGLTRLQDIGWKQAHWQRPELRRWRPLVGLMRAEGAAGGGLSSTGPLVYAVYDRTRHGDGELTGRIRAAADRAGLPLASLTTTTFGGPAATVLPEE, encoded by the coding sequence ATGTCCTCGACCTCGGCTGACCCAGTCCCCCTCCTGCCCCGCCACCGGGCGGCGTCGGTCCCCGACGCGGTGGAGGTCCGGACGTCGTCCCGGGTGCATGTCACGCTCATCGACATGAACGGGGCGGCCGGCCGCCGCGACGGCGGCGTCGGCTTCGCGGTGGCCGACCCCGGACTGCGCCTCGTCCTGGCCCGCGGCGGACCGCCGCACCGGGACGAGGCCGCCGGGGCGGGGAACGAGCGGGCCGCCGCGGCGGTGCGGCACGCCGCCGCGGCCCTCGGTGTCCCGGCCCCGGCCCGGGTCCGGGTGCGCTCCACGGTCGCGGCCCACAGCGGCCTCGGCTCGGGCACCCAGCTGCGGCTCGCCGCGCTGCGCGGTCTGGCGGAGCTGGAGGGCCTGGACCTGGGCGACCGGGAACTGGCGGCGCTGTCGGGACGCGGCGGCACCTCCGGCATCGGCGTGCACGCCTTCACCCGCGGCGGCTTCCTCGTGGACGGCGGCCACCGCACCCGCGACAAGGAGGCGTTCGCGCCGAGCCGCTTCGCCGAGGGCCTGCCGGTCCCCCCGCTGCTGTACGCCAGGACCCCGCCCGCCCACTGGGGCGTGGTGCTGGCCATGCCGGAGGGTGTCCGGGGTCTGGAGGGCGTGGCCGAACGGGACTTCATGGCCGCGCACACCCCGGTGCCGCTGCCCGCCGTCGAGGCGGTCGCGCACACCGTGCTCATGGGGCTGCTGCCCGCCCTGGAGGAGGGCGACCTGGCCGCTTTCGGTGACGGTCTCACCCGGCTTCAGGACATCGGGTGGAAGCAGGCCCACTGGCAGCGGCCGGAGCTGCGCCGGTGGCGGCCGCTGGTCGGTCTGATGCGCGCCGAAGGCGCCGCCGGGGGCGGCCTGAGCTCGACCGGGCCGCTGGTGTACGCCGTCTACGACCGGACCCGGCACGGCGACGGGGAACTGACCGGGCGGATCCGCGCCGCCGCGGACCGGGCCGGACTGCCGCTGGCCTCACTGACCACCACGACCTTCGGCGGCCCCGCGGCCACCGTACTTCCCGAGGAGTGA
- a CDS encoding TrpB-like pyridoxal phosphate-dependent enzyme — protein sequence MTVTIAEERSTANRFVLSEDEVPQRWYNLVVDLPYDIDPPLHSTEDRPALTEDYDWLWPTECLKIEFLQGRYATDPWIEVPDPVLRTYRRYRPSTLVRAKGLEEYLDTPHQIFYKREDLNPGGSHKFNTALAQAYYAAQDGVETLVTDTGAGQWGTALALACAAFGIKLKVFMVRKSFDEKPYRRNLMRMLGAEVVSSPSRTTRTGRGVLDKDADSPGSLGIGMAEAIELVRHEPSHRLALGCMSYYAAMHQTVIGLETQAQLAQAGVGADVLVGCVGGGSNFTGFVAPFVTGDDRPLCIAAEPASVPTLTTGEFRYDWADYERQTPRIPMYTLGSDFVPPPIHSGGLRYHGKTPILSSLVKHGLITPRSFEQQEVFEAGRLFLRTEGVLPAPESSHAILAAIDEAKQGGRPRTIVICLSGHGYLDLQGYADVLDLG from the coding sequence GTGACGGTGACCATCGCCGAGGAGCGTTCCACAGCCAACCGCTTCGTCCTGTCCGAGGACGAGGTGCCCCAACGCTGGTACAACCTCGTTGTCGACCTGCCGTACGACATCGACCCCCCTCTGCACTCCACGGAGGACCGGCCCGCGCTCACCGAGGACTACGACTGGCTCTGGCCCACCGAGTGCCTGAAGATCGAGTTCCTGCAGGGCCGGTACGCGACGGACCCGTGGATCGAGGTGCCCGATCCGGTGCTGCGCACCTACCGGCGCTACCGGCCCTCGACCCTGGTCCGGGCCAAAGGCCTGGAGGAGTACCTCGACACCCCGCATCAGATCTTCTACAAGCGTGAGGACCTCAACCCCGGAGGCAGCCACAAGTTCAACACCGCGCTGGCGCAGGCGTACTACGCCGCCCAGGACGGTGTCGAGACGCTCGTCACGGACACCGGCGCCGGCCAGTGGGGCACCGCCCTCGCCCTCGCCTGCGCCGCCTTCGGCATCAAGCTGAAGGTGTTCATGGTCCGCAAGAGCTTCGACGAGAAGCCCTACCGGCGCAACCTCATGCGGATGCTGGGCGCCGAGGTCGTCTCCTCGCCGAGCCGCACCACCAGGACCGGCCGCGGCGTGCTGGACAAGGACGCGGACAGCCCCGGCAGCCTCGGCATCGGCATGGCGGAGGCCATCGAGCTGGTCCGCCACGAGCCCTCGCACCGGCTGGCGCTCGGCTGCATGTCGTACTACGCGGCCATGCACCAGACCGTCATCGGCCTGGAGACCCAGGCACAGCTCGCGCAGGCCGGCGTCGGCGCCGACGTCCTGGTCGGCTGCGTCGGCGGCGGCAGCAACTTCACCGGCTTCGTCGCCCCGTTCGTCACGGGTGACGACCGGCCGCTGTGCATCGCCGCGGAACCCGCCTCGGTGCCCACTCTCACCACCGGCGAGTTCCGCTACGACTGGGCCGACTACGAGCGGCAGACCCCGCGCATCCCGATGTACACCCTCGGCAGCGACTTCGTGCCGCCGCCCATCCACTCCGGCGGTCTGCGCTACCACGGCAAGACCCCGATCCTCTCCAGCCTCGTCAAGCACGGCCTGATCACCCCGCGCTCCTTCGAGCAGCAGGAGGTCTTCGAGGCCGGTCGGCTGTTCCTGCGCACCGAGGGCGTGCTGCCCGCGCCGGAGAGCTCCCACGCCATCCTCGCCGCCATCGACGAGGCCAAGCAGGGCGGCAGGCCGCGCACCATCGTCATCTGCCTCAGCGGCCACGGCTACCTGGACCTTCAGGGGTACGCAGATGTCCTCGACCTCGGCTGA
- a CDS encoding TauD/TfdA family dioxygenase, whose amino-acid sequence MLTYKPLNTSFGAEVFGVALDTAEAGAHAEELVRALHRHRLLLFSGQRLTVEAQLRVTSLFGRPALPWDPTHGHSDSPYAEVFESSPPRAYKRPAEHWHSDASFLPEPTDATLLYGVVAPAEGGRTRFNDARGPLAELPRTLRERVAGLRAVHDFGRNFSTLRQASSRVSRAEAAAERVAFPPVTHPLVRPHPVTGEPALYLNEMCLDRIEGLPEAESRNLIEELYAHTVRPRWQYAHAWRPGDLLVWDNPSLLHRGEGVPAGTRRLVHRTTARYSGRAL is encoded by the coding sequence ATGCTCACGTACAAACCCCTGAACACTTCGTTCGGCGCCGAGGTGTTCGGCGTCGCACTCGACACCGCGGAGGCCGGGGCGCACGCGGAGGAACTCGTCCGGGCCCTGCACCGGCACCGGCTGCTGCTCTTCTCCGGCCAACGGCTCACCGTCGAGGCCCAGTTACGGGTCACCTCGCTCTTCGGCAGGCCGGCGCTCCCCTGGGACCCCACGCACGGGCACTCCGACAGTCCCTACGCCGAGGTTTTCGAGTCGTCGCCGCCCCGCGCCTACAAGCGGCCCGCCGAGCACTGGCACAGCGACGCCTCGTTCCTGCCGGAGCCCACCGACGCCACGTTGCTGTACGGGGTGGTGGCGCCCGCGGAGGGCGGCCGCACCCGGTTCAACGACGCCCGCGGCCCGCTCGCCGAACTGCCGCGGACGCTCCGGGAGCGTGTCGCCGGACTGCGCGCCGTGCACGACTTCGGACGGAACTTCTCGACGCTGCGGCAGGCCTCCTCGCGGGTGTCGCGGGCGGAGGCGGCCGCCGAGCGCGTGGCCTTCCCGCCGGTGACGCACCCGCTGGTGCGCCCGCACCCGGTCACCGGCGAGCCGGCCCTGTACCTCAACGAGATGTGCCTGGACCGGATCGAGGGCCTGCCGGAGGCCGAGAGCCGGAACCTGATCGAGGAGTTGTACGCGCACACCGTGCGGCCGCGGTGGCAGTACGCGCACGCCTGGCGCCCGGGTGACCTGCTGGTCTGGGACAACCCCTCGCTCCTGCACCGCGGCGAGGGCGTGCCGGCCGGGACGCGCCGCCTGGTCCACCGGACGACCGCCCGGTACAGCGGACGGGCCCTGTGA
- a CDS encoding LysR family transcriptional regulator, translating into MPSPRPRPPGTGTTPRPRPRPQAESRGDPQVPAARPQTEPLNPGLLRTFLEVYRTGSFGRASRRLHISQPAVTHQIRMLEERFGTRLFIRQATGSRPTSAADSLARDAEGPVDALDFVVRRYSADGAPARPLRLGAPSDLISDRILPVLADMLRDPVRLRITSELSDTLLAQLAEGELDIVVARTRPRAKGISALPLYDEECCLVASPGVARAIPRDRAPGDAPLPGGQRLVTCSEYLPLVDHYWWSVFHTGAAATPAVVPDHRAVLAAVEASVGLAVLPTYLCADGIARGALVPLLRPEIPPITTTYLATRDGTATRPQLATAHSRLLEHGRGWT; encoded by the coding sequence ATGCCCTCCCCCCGCCCCCGACCACCGGGAACCGGTACGACACCGCGCCCGCGGCCCCGCCCGCAGGCCGAGTCCCGTGGAGATCCGCAGGTCCCGGCGGCCCGGCCGCAGACGGAACCGCTCAACCCGGGTCTGCTGCGTACCTTCCTTGAGGTCTACCGGACGGGCTCCTTCGGCCGGGCGTCCCGCCGGCTGCACATCTCGCAGCCCGCCGTGACCCATCAGATCCGGATGCTGGAGGAGCGGTTCGGGACACGGCTGTTCATCCGCCAGGCCACCGGGTCCAGGCCCACCTCGGCCGCCGACTCGCTCGCCCGGGACGCCGAAGGCCCGGTCGACGCCCTCGACTTCGTGGTGCGGCGCTATTCGGCCGACGGCGCCCCGGCCCGCCCGCTGCGGCTGGGTGCCCCGAGCGATCTGATCAGCGACCGGATCCTGCCGGTGCTGGCCGACATGCTCCGCGATCCGGTGCGTCTGCGCATCACTTCGGAGCTGTCCGACACACTGCTCGCGCAGCTGGCCGAGGGCGAACTCGACATCGTCGTCGCCCGGACGCGCCCCCGCGCCAAGGGCATCAGCGCGCTGCCCCTCTACGACGAGGAGTGCTGCCTGGTCGCCTCGCCCGGGGTCGCGCGCGCGATCCCGCGGGACCGGGCTCCGGGCGACGCCCCTCTGCCGGGTGGCCAGCGGCTGGTGACCTGCTCGGAGTACCTGCCGCTCGTCGACCACTACTGGTGGTCGGTCTTCCACACCGGGGCGGCCGCGACGCCTGCGGTGGTCCCCGACCACCGGGCCGTACTGGCCGCCGTCGAGGCCTCGGTCGGCCTCGCCGTGCTGCCCACGTACCTGTGTGCCGACGGCATCGCCCGGGGCGCGCTGGTGCCCCTGCTCAGACCCGAGATACCGCCGATCACGACGACGTACCTCGCCACCCGTGACGGCACCGCGACGCGTCCGCAGCTGGCCACCGCGCACAGCCGGCTCCTCGAGCACGGCCGCGGCTGGACCTGA
- a CDS encoding methyltransferase domain-containing protein, producing MTEQYAPTAADVGTMYDQSTDLLSEVMGGNIHLGYWRDDEDDATVEQATDALTDLVGTRLALSPGDRVLDIGCGSGKPAVRIAHTWGVHVTGVTISAQQAETAAARPEVGTGARQVSFLQGDGMALPFPDAHFDHAYAIESLLHMSDRAAALAEAARVLRPGGILVTANPYQQGELDAREAEMVADNRKLFQIPPIGNADEYVAHMRRASFEVLETLDIGENVRRSHTVAADLIRRVDRPSDGALSEELDRAADIIERFGELPQIGYGLIVARRS from the coding sequence TTGACCGAGCAGTATGCGCCCACCGCGGCGGACGTGGGAACGATGTACGACCAGTCGACAGATCTCCTCTCCGAGGTGATGGGGGGAAACATTCATCTGGGCTACTGGCGTGACGACGAGGACGACGCCACCGTCGAGCAGGCCACCGACGCGCTCACCGACCTGGTCGGCACCCGGCTCGCGCTCTCGCCGGGCGACCGGGTCCTGGACATCGGCTGCGGCAGCGGCAAACCCGCCGTCCGGATCGCGCACACCTGGGGCGTGCACGTCACGGGCGTCACCATCAGCGCCCAGCAGGCGGAGACCGCCGCCGCCCGGCCGGAGGTCGGGACCGGTGCCCGCCAGGTGTCCTTCCTGCAAGGCGACGGCATGGCCCTGCCCTTCCCCGACGCGCACTTCGACCATGCGTACGCGATCGAGAGTCTCCTGCACATGTCCGACCGGGCCGCCGCCCTCGCCGAAGCGGCGCGCGTGTTACGTCCGGGTGGCATTCTGGTGACGGCCAACCCCTATCAGCAGGGCGAACTCGACGCCCGTGAGGCCGAGATGGTCGCGGACAACCGGAAGCTGTTCCAGATTCCGCCGATCGGGAATGCCGACGAATACGTCGCCCATATGCGCAGGGCCTCTTTCGAAGTCCTGGAGACACTGGACATCGGCGAGAACGTACGCCGCAGTCACACCGTCGCGGCGGATCTCATCCGCCGGGTGGACAGACCGAGCGACGGCGCGCTGAGCGAGGAACTCGACCGGGCGGCCGACATCATCGAACGTTTCGGTGAACTCCCGCAGATCGGCTACGGACTGATCGTCGCCCGGCGGTCCTGA